A window of the Rhizobium brockwellii genome harbors these coding sequences:
- a CDS encoding DUF882 domain-containing protein, which produces MPNLNGNSKPSRLSWRLLCADICGKAIRTVAAALLVLAVSSPVFVGTPSQAAGDTRSLKLYFIHTGEKAVITYKRNGKFDPKGLEQLNRFLRDWRKNQPTKMDPRLFDLIWEVYRQSGSRDYINVVCGFRSPGTNEMLRGRSRNSGVAEKSQHMLGKAMDFFIPDVKLATLRGIGMKMQVGGVGFYPKSGSPFVHMDVGGVRAWPRMSRDELVRLFPNGNTIHIPADGKPLPGYQQAMADYKRRVSGTQIEIASASESAPKHKTLFEALFGGGADEQEDESDDSTPVAVAKATPPKAEPAAPAEPQQTEVADLNAPVPQVRPAFSNQPTGSEVASALVAPPSGNAAQQALAAALPADQAQPQHFADLSAYSIPVPSLLGQRRAPGDAEVALADPVLTGANGLPVPTPIERPSVAENLLAAAEADPEAEADEADQDALSPAVADALDQQRNEGESQIASKAPPQTVEQAINAAMTQKAPAAKPPLELAALAPMTKSASFGDGFDEPAAESAVAQGLPAKGGRPTHKEAAAADASRTTVRTEPKLTEKMISQWALTNARLEMASKQVKAPRFVSQTMRAQPTAVYAEGFNIKTASVDPARFSGTAVNFMEVRKFNMN; this is translated from the coding sequence TTGCCGAATCTGAATGGGAATTCCAAGCCTTCGCGCTTGAGCTGGCGTTTGTTGTGCGCCGACATTTGCGGAAAGGCAATAAGGACGGTAGCGGCCGCCCTTCTTGTGCTGGCGGTTTCCTCACCGGTATTCGTTGGTACGCCTTCGCAGGCAGCGGGCGACACCCGCAGCCTCAAGCTCTATTTCATTCATACCGGCGAAAAGGCCGTCATCACCTACAAGCGTAACGGCAAGTTCGACCCTAAGGGTCTGGAGCAGCTGAACCGCTTCCTGCGCGACTGGCGCAAGAACCAACCGACGAAGATGGACCCGCGCCTGTTCGACCTGATCTGGGAAGTCTATCGCCAGAGCGGTTCGAGGGACTACATCAACGTCGTCTGCGGTTTCCGTTCGCCGGGAACCAACGAGATGCTGCGCGGCCGTTCGCGCAATTCCGGCGTCGCCGAAAAGAGCCAGCATATGCTCGGCAAGGCGATGGACTTCTTCATTCCCGACGTCAAGCTGGCGACGCTGCGCGGCATCGGCATGAAGATGCAGGTGGGCGGCGTCGGCTTCTATCCGAAATCGGGTTCGCCCTTCGTTCATATGGATGTCGGCGGCGTTCGCGCCTGGCCGCGCATGAGCCGCGACGAGCTTGTCCGGCTCTTCCCGAACGGCAACACCATCCATATTCCGGCCGATGGCAAACCGCTGCCGGGTTATCAGCAGGCAATGGCCGACTACAAGCGCCGCGTCAGCGGCACGCAGATCGAGATCGCCAGCGCTTCCGAATCGGCGCCGAAGCATAAGACGCTGTTCGAAGCACTCTTCGGCGGCGGAGCGGACGAGCAGGAAGACGAGTCGGACGATTCCACGCCTGTTGCCGTCGCCAAGGCGACGCCGCCTAAGGCCGAGCCTGCTGCTCCTGCCGAGCCGCAGCAGACCGAAGTCGCCGATCTGAACGCGCCGGTGCCGCAGGTGCGCCCGGCATTCAGCAACCAGCCGACGGGCAGCGAAGTGGCGAGCGCGCTCGTCGCGCCGCCTTCGGGTAATGCCGCACAGCAGGCTCTTGCCGCGGCCCTTCCGGCGGATCAGGCCCAGCCGCAGCATTTCGCCGATCTCAGCGCCTACAGCATTCCGGTTCCCTCGCTTCTCGGCCAGCGCCGCGCGCCTGGCGATGCTGAGGTTGCATTGGCCGATCCCGTGCTGACGGGCGCGAATGGGCTGCCGGTTCCGACGCCAATCGAACGCCCTTCCGTTGCCGAGAACCTTCTTGCCGCGGCCGAGGCCGATCCGGAAGCAGAGGCCGACGAGGCCGATCAGGACGCACTGTCTCCCGCCGTGGCCGATGCGCTCGACCAGCAGCGGAACGAAGGGGAAAGCCAGATCGCGTCGAAGGCGCCGCCGCAGACGGTTGAGCAGGCGATCAACGCCGCGATGACGCAAAAGGCGCCTGCCGCAAAGCCGCCGCTCGAACTCGCAGCATTGGCGCCGATGACCAAGTCGGCAAGCTTTGGCGACGGCTTCGACGAACCGGCTGCCGAAAGCGCCGTGGCGCAGGGGCTTCCTGCCAAGGGTGGTCGCCCGACGCATAAGGAAGCCGCAGCAGCGGATGCCAGCCGCACGACGGTTCGCACCGAACCGAAGCTCACGGAAAAGATGATATCGCAGTGGGCGCTCACCAATGCCCGCCTGGAAATGGCTTCCAAGCAGGTCAAGGCGCCGCGGTTCGTCAGCCAGACGATGCGCGCCCAGCCGACCGCCGTCTATGCCGAGGGCTTTAACATTAAGACCGCTTCGGTCGATCCGGCCCGCTTCAGCGGCACGGCTGTGAACTTCATGGAAGTGCGCAAGTTCAACATGAACTGA
- a CDS encoding sigma-54-dependent transcriptional regulator: MTGYNELKGAGQILVVEDDPVQRRLLKNAIERHGHVVHQAENGRIGLEMVKRDSGLFNVIVLDLMMPEMTGLEFLDALHEFGTQIPVIVQTGQGGIETVVQAMRAGAFDFVVKPVSPERIATSISNAMKLDQREVKARAGRRSRSGSVGFDDIVSASPAMLRVIDLAQRAAQSNIPVVLEGESGVGKELVARAIQSGGDRSNKPFVTVNCGAIPHNLVESILFGHEKGAFTGATERHIGKFMEADGGTIFLDEIGDLPLEVQVKLLRAVQQGEIETVGARTAHKVNVRLISATNKDLIEEVKNGHFREDLYYRLNVFPITIPALRKRKEDIPNLVRVFAERFSSEQKSGRRMTVNAGTLALLTAYDWPGNIRQLENAIFRAVVLAEGPELTEADFPQIAAQLPEYDVVDHLALVADNTGLDPDDGYGEDFRASMSGEVHHHRLSEASENAIASVNPAGDVRRLADVEEELIRFALKFYRGQMSQVARKLGIGRSTLYRKLKDYGIDPDNPQKDAA; the protein is encoded by the coding sequence ATGACCGGTTACAATGAGCTCAAGGGAGCAGGGCAAATCCTCGTGGTCGAAGACGACCCCGTGCAGCGCCGTCTGCTCAAGAACGCAATCGAGCGTCACGGCCATGTCGTGCACCAGGCGGAAAACGGCCGCATCGGCCTGGAAATGGTCAAACGCGACAGCGGCCTTTTCAACGTCATCGTACTCGACCTGATGATGCCGGAGATGACCGGCCTCGAATTCCTCGATGCGCTTCACGAATTCGGCACGCAGATCCCCGTCATTGTGCAGACGGGGCAGGGCGGCATTGAAACGGTGGTGCAGGCAATGCGCGCCGGCGCCTTCGATTTCGTCGTCAAGCCGGTCTCGCCCGAACGCATCGCCACTTCGATTTCGAACGCGATGAAGCTCGACCAGCGCGAGGTCAAGGCGCGAGCCGGACGCCGGTCGCGCTCAGGTTCGGTCGGCTTCGACGATATCGTCTCGGCAAGCCCGGCGATGCTCCGCGTCATCGATCTCGCCCAGCGGGCGGCTCAGTCCAACATTCCTGTCGTGCTCGAAGGCGAATCCGGCGTTGGCAAGGAGCTGGTGGCGCGCGCCATCCAATCTGGCGGCGACCGCTCGAACAAGCCTTTCGTCACCGTCAATTGCGGGGCGATCCCGCATAATCTGGTCGAGAGCATTCTCTTCGGTCACGAGAAGGGTGCGTTTACCGGCGCGACCGAGCGCCATATCGGCAAATTCATGGAAGCCGATGGCGGCACCATCTTCCTCGACGAGATCGGCGATCTGCCGCTTGAAGTACAGGTAAAGCTCTTGCGTGCCGTGCAGCAGGGCGAGATCGAGACCGTCGGTGCGCGCACCGCGCACAAGGTCAATGTCCGACTGATCTCGGCGACCAACAAGGATCTGATCGAGGAGGTCAAGAACGGCCATTTCCGCGAGGATCTCTATTATCGCCTCAATGTCTTCCCGATCACCATTCCGGCTCTGCGCAAACGCAAAGAAGACATTCCGAATCTGGTGCGCGTCTTTGCCGAGCGCTTCTCCAGCGAGCAGAAGAGTGGTCGCCGCATGACGGTGAATGCCGGCACGCTGGCGTTGCTGACCGCCTATGACTGGCCGGGCAATATCCGCCAGCTTGAAAACGCGATCTTCCGCGCGGTCGTTCTGGCCGAAGGGCCCGAGCTGACCGAAGCGGATTTCCCGCAGATCGCCGCCCAGCTTCCGGAATACGATGTGGTGGATCACCTGGCGCTCGTTGCCGACAATACCGGCCTCGATCCCGACGATGGCTATGGCGAGGACTTCAGGGCGTCGATGTCGGGAGAGGTGCACCACCACCGTCTGTCCGAGGCCTCGGAAAACGCGATCGCCAGCGTCAATCCTGCCGGAGATGTGCGTAGGCTTGCCGATGTCGAGGAGGAGCTCATCCGATTCGCACTCAAATTCTATCGCGGGCAGATGAGTCAAGTAGCGCGCAAGCTCGGTATCGGCCGATCCACACTTTATCGCAAGCTCAAGGACTACGGCATAGACCCTGACAATCCCCAGAAAGATGCGGCTTAA
- a CDS encoding M3 family oligoendopeptidase: MKIKLPHAGFLLSPAVPAGAADPALGDLPVWKLQDLYPSATSTAFVADMEKAGKAAIAFEEKWKSKLTEAAAKTGAEGIGAALKEYEALDDIIGRLGSFAGLTYFSDTTNPTNGKLYGDVQAKITEFSGHLLFFALELNRIDDAVIDACIANDPAAGHYRPWLLDLRKDKPYQLDDRLEQLFLEKSMTSAAAFNRLFDETMAELRYDIDGEKVPLEVALNRLQEKDPEARRKAAMALAETFKANIRTFTLITNTLAKDKEIADRWRGFEDIADSRHLANRVEREVVDALAAAVREAYPRLSHRYYKMKAKWLGMEQMNFWDRNAPLPETSSAIISWPEAKDTVLSAYCNFAPEMADIARRFFDEQWIDAPVRPGKAPGAFAHPTVPSAHPYVLVNYMGKPRDVMTLAHELGHGVHQVLAGAQGALMCQTPLTLAETASVFGEMLTFRALLEKTTDKRERKAMLAQKVEDMINTVVRQIAFYEFERKLHTARKSGELTADDIGELWLSVQSESLGPAISISEGYETYWAYIPHFIHSPFYVYAYAFGDCLVNSLYAVYQKAEKGFQEKYFELLRAGGTKHHSELLKPFGLDATDPSFWSQGLSMIEGLIDELEALDRAA, from the coding sequence ATGAAAATCAAGCTCCCGCACGCCGGCTTTCTTTTATCTCCAGCTGTGCCAGCTGGGGCCGCCGACCCGGCGCTCGGCGATCTGCCGGTCTGGAAGCTACAGGATCTTTATCCCTCCGCTACCTCCACCGCCTTCGTCGCCGACATGGAAAAGGCCGGCAAGGCCGCAATCGCCTTTGAAGAAAAGTGGAAGAGCAAACTCACGGAGGCGGCGGCGAAGACCGGCGCTGAGGGCATCGGCGCGGCCCTGAAGGAATATGAGGCGCTGGACGACATCATCGGCCGCCTCGGCTCCTTTGCCGGCCTTACCTATTTCTCCGACACCACCAACCCGACAAACGGCAAGCTCTATGGCGACGTACAGGCCAAGATTACCGAATTTTCCGGCCATCTCCTGTTTTTCGCGCTGGAACTGAATCGCATCGACGACGCGGTGATAGACGCCTGCATCGCGAATGATCCCGCCGCTGGGCACTATCGTCCTTGGCTGCTCGACCTCAGGAAGGATAAGCCCTACCAGCTCGACGACAGGCTGGAACAGCTCTTCCTCGAGAAGTCGATGACATCGGCCGCCGCCTTCAACCGCCTCTTCGACGAAACCATGGCGGAACTTCGCTACGACATCGATGGCGAGAAAGTGCCGCTCGAAGTGGCGCTGAACAGGCTGCAGGAAAAGGATCCTGAGGCGCGCCGCAAGGCGGCCATGGCGCTCGCTGAAACCTTCAAGGCGAATATCCGCACCTTCACGCTGATCACCAACACGCTTGCCAAGGACAAGGAGATCGCCGACCGCTGGCGCGGCTTCGAGGACATCGCCGACAGCCGCCACCTGGCAAACCGTGTCGAGCGCGAGGTCGTCGATGCGCTGGCCGCGGCCGTCCGCGAAGCCTATCCCCGCCTTTCGCATCGCTATTACAAGATGAAGGCGAAATGGCTCGGCATGGAGCAGATGAATTTCTGGGACCGCAACGCGCCCCTTCCGGAAACCTCCAGCGCCATCATCTCCTGGCCGGAGGCGAAGGATACGGTGCTGTCGGCTTATTGCAATTTTGCCCCGGAGATGGCTGATATCGCCAGGCGCTTCTTCGACGAACAATGGATCGATGCCCCGGTCCGTCCCGGCAAGGCGCCAGGCGCCTTCGCCCATCCGACGGTTCCCTCGGCCCATCCCTATGTGCTCGTCAATTACATGGGCAAGCCGCGCGACGTGATGACGCTTGCCCATGAACTCGGGCACGGTGTGCATCAGGTTCTCGCCGGCGCACAAGGGGCACTGATGTGCCAGACGCCGCTGACGCTTGCCGAAACCGCGTCGGTCTTCGGCGAGATGCTGACCTTCCGCGCGCTGCTGGAAAAGACCACCGACAAACGCGAGCGCAAGGCGATGCTTGCCCAGAAAGTCGAGGACATGATCAACACGGTCGTGCGCCAGATCGCCTTCTATGAATTCGAGCGCAAGCTCCACACCGCCCGCAAATCAGGTGAACTGACGGCCGACGACATCGGCGAACTCTGGCTCTCCGTCCAGTCGGAAAGCCTCGGGCCGGCGATCAGCATTTCCGAGGGATACGAGACCTACTGGGCTTATATCCCCCATTTCATCCACTCGCCCTTTTATGTCTACGCCTATGCCTTCGGCGATTGCCTGGTAAATTCGCTCTATGCCGTCTACCAGAAAGCCGAGAAGGGCTTCCAGGAGAAGTATTTCGAACTGCTGAGGGCCGGCGGCACCAAGCATCACTCGGAACTGCTGAAGCCTTTCGGCCTCGACGCCACCGATCCGTCCTTCTGGAGCCAGGGCCTGTCGATGATCGAAGGGCTGATCGATGAGCTGGAAGCGTTAGATAGAGCGGCCTGA
- a CDS encoding aminodeoxychorismate synthase component I translates to MAETQPTILFRDDVTGQVMLFAEPAEIIVARTRAEFFAGLARMEQAKAAGKWLAGYMAYEAGYLFEEKLAPFAREHRDTPLICFGVFDAPQPDTHPLAQPKQRLENEEFLTAPKAAWDFPIYKERFDRLHQHLRLGDAYQANLTMPVEARWNGDPRAAFWSLIERQPVKYGALVDLGGPIILSRSPELFFRTDEQGWIETHPMKGTAKRGTTAAEDAEIIEAMRSDIKTQAENRMIVDLLRNDISRITEVGTLDVPKLFDIETYPTVHQMVSHVQARLRPDLSIRDIFSALFPCGSITGAPKMRAMEILHALEDAPRDAYCGAIGMISPTGAMRFSVAIRTITLFEGGRAVFNVGGGIVFDSTAEAEYEECLLKARFAVGDQWIAR, encoded by the coding sequence ATGGCCGAAACCCAACCCACTATTCTCTTCCGCGACGACGTGACCGGACAGGTGATGCTCTTTGCCGAGCCGGCAGAGATCATCGTTGCCAGGACGCGCGCCGAGTTCTTTGCAGGCCTTGCCCGGATGGAGCAGGCCAAGGCCGCAGGCAAATGGCTTGCCGGCTACATGGCCTATGAGGCCGGATACCTCTTCGAGGAAAAACTCGCTCCCTTCGCCAGGGAACATCGCGACACCCCGCTCATCTGTTTCGGCGTCTTCGACGCTCCGCAGCCGGATACGCATCCGCTTGCCCAGCCAAAACAGCGCCTCGAAAACGAGGAATTCCTCACCGCTCCGAAAGCCGCCTGGGATTTCCCTATATATAAGGAGCGCTTCGACCGCCTCCACCAGCACCTACGGCTCGGCGACGCCTATCAGGCGAACCTCACCATGCCGGTCGAGGCCCGCTGGAACGGCGATCCCCGTGCCGCCTTCTGGTCGCTGATCGAACGCCAGCCGGTTAAATACGGCGCACTGGTCGATCTCGGCGGCCCAATTATCCTTTCGCGTTCGCCCGAACTTTTCTTCCGCACCGATGAACAGGGCTGGATCGAGACCCATCCGATGAAGGGCACGGCAAAACGCGGCACGACTGCCGCCGAGGATGCCGAGATCATCGAGGCGATGCGCAGCGATATCAAGACGCAGGCGGAAAACCGCATGATCGTCGATCTGCTGCGCAACGATATCTCCCGCATCACCGAGGTCGGCACGCTCGACGTCCCGAAGCTCTTCGACATCGAGACCTATCCGACCGTCCACCAGATGGTGAGCCATGTCCAGGCAAGGCTCCGCCCCGATCTTTCGATCCGCGACATCTTCTCCGCACTCTTCCCCTGCGGTTCGATCACCGGCGCGCCAAAGATGCGGGCAATGGAAATCCTCCATGCGCTCGAGGATGCCCCGCGCGACGCCTATTGCGGCGCGATCGGCATGATCTCGCCCACCGGCGCCATGCGTTTCTCCGTCGCCATCCGCACCATCACGCTTTTTGAGGGCGGCAGGGCCGTCTTCAATGTCGGCGGCGGCATCGTCTTCGATTCGACCGCCGAGGCCGAATATGAGGAATGCCTGCTCAAGGCCCGCTTCGCTGTCGGCGACCAATGGATTGCGCGATGA